The region TGAGGCCGGGGGTCGCGCCGTCGTTGTTGACCGCGCCGCCGAGGATGACCGCGTGCACCGGGTCGCCGGCCGCCAGCGCGTCGGCCAGCGGCTTGAGCACGACTACCCCGCCGCCCTCACCGCGCACGTACCCGTTGGCGCGCGCGTCGAACGCGTAGCCGACGCCGTCGGGCGAGAGGCCGCCGAACTCCTGCGCGGCGGCCGTGCTGTCCGGCGCCAGGTTGAGGTTCACCCCGCCCGCGAGGGCGATCCCGGTCTCGCCGCGCCGCAGGCTCTCGCACGCCAGGTGCACGGCCACCAGCGCGGAGGACTGGGCCGAGTCGACGGTCAGGCTGGGGCCGCGCAGACCGAGCACATAGGACACCCGGTTGGCGATCACACCGCGGTTGAGCCCCGGCAGGCTGTGCCGGGTCGGTCCGCCGTGCCGGGCGGCCAGGGTGGCGTAGTCGCCGCCGATCGCCCCGACGAACACCCCGGTCGGGGTGCCGGCCAACGCCGCCGGGACGATCCCGGCGTCCTCCAACGCCTCCCAGGCCAGTTCCAGCACCAGCCGCTGCTGCGGGTCGGCCGCCGCGGCTTCGGCGGGCCCGATCCCGAAGAACCCGGCGTCGAACCCGGCCACGTCCGGCAGCGCGCCGCCGAGCCGGGGCCCGCCGCCGGGCGCGGTGCCCCAGCGGTCGGCGGGCGTCGGGCCGATCGCGGCGGTCGCGGTGTCCAGCAACCGCCAGAACGCGGCCGGGTCGGCGGCACCGGGCAGCCGGCAGGCGAGTCCCACCACCGCGACGGCTCCGAGGTGACCCTGGGCGTACGGCCGGCGGTCGTCGATGGTCATCGCGCGCTCAACGCTCCTTCACCCCGGGGAGTCGGACGGGCGACGTGCGCCCGAGTCCACCCTGCGCGCGGGAAGGGAGGGGTTCACCCCCTAGGCACCCCTATGAACCCCTGGTTCCCCGGTGAGCCGGCCCAGCCGGCCCGGCAGTTCCGACCGCCGGCCGACGCCGAGCTTGCGGTAGATCCGGGTGAGGTGCTGTTCGACGGTGCTGACCGTGACGTACAGCTTGGCGGCGATCTGCCGGTTGCTCAAGCCCCGCGCGGCCAACCCGGCCACCTTGTGCTCGGCGGCGCTGAGCCCGGCGACGTCGTCCGGTCCGTCCACACCGGACTCGACGGGGGCCCGGTCGAGCAGCCGCGCCGCGCGGTCGGCGACGACCGCCCGCCCGGTGTCGGCGACGGCCCGGTAGGCGTCGCCGAGCTCGGCCGTCGCGGCGGCCAGCGCGAGCCGGTCGCCGGCCTGGCGCAGCACGTCGACCGCCTCCTCCAACAGCCGCGGCCGGTCGCGGTGGTCCGCGGCCGCCGCCCGGAGTCTCAGGCACAGCCCGCGCGTCCTGGACGGCCCGGGGTGCAGCCGCAGCAACTGCTCGTCGACCACGGCCCGCGCCGCGGAGGTCCGGCCCAGCTGGACGTGGGCCTCGGCGACGCCGAGCCGCCAGGGCACCAGGCCGGGCAGGTCGACCTCCCACCGCACGGCCAGTTCGCCGCAGCGCCGGAAGTCGGCCAGCGCCGCCTCCGGTCGCTTGGCCGCCAGCCGGTCCTGCCCGCGCGCCTCCAGGTAGGGCAGCGCGGCGACGCAGTCGAACACCGCGTCCGGCACCGGCACCGCCAGGTAGCGCGCGGCGTCCTCGACCTTGCCCAGGGCCAGTTTCGCCCGCACCAGGGTGGCCAGCGGCATCCCGACCGCGACCCCCCACTGCTCGACCGAGAAGTGGGTGAACGCCGCCCGCCCGCACCGCTCGGCCTCCTCGGCGTCACCCAGGCGCAGCGCGGTCTCGGCGCGGATGGCCGCGAACACGGCCTGCCACACCGGCCGGCAGCGGGTGGTCGTCTGCTCCACCAGCGGCACCGACCACCGGGCGGCCCGGTCCGCCCGGTCGGCGTAGACCAGGCCGGCCAGCGCGCCGGTCAGCGATTCCAGCGAGGACGGGGTGATCGCGCAGTCCCGCAGCACCTGCTCGGCCTGCTCGACGGCGTCGCCCGGGGTCTGCCGGCGCAGCAGGTCGGCCAGCACCCGCAGGCCGTCCGGCGCGGTGCCGGGGTCGCGCGGCACGTCCAGCGCCGCCCACCGGTCGCGCAGCGCCGGGAACCAGAACGAGAGCCAGTCGGCCATCCGCGCCGAGCCGGGCTGCTGGTCGAGCGCGGCGAGCCCGGCGGCGACCTCGCCGCGCCAGAACAGCCGGCTCGCCCGGCGCTGACCGTCCACCTTGGACGAACCCCGGGCCACCAGCACCTCGGTCTCGATGACCGGGTGCCGCAGCGCCCCGTCGACCACCAGCCCGGAGGCCGCCAGCGCCGCCACCGCGCCCGCGTCGGCCGGTCGTCCCTCGGCCAGCGCCGAGGCCGCCGCCACCGCCGCCGGCGCGAACCGGAACAGGCACCACCGCACGGCGCGGGCGAACGCCTGGCCCACCACCAGCCCGTCGGCACCCGCGCTGTCCGCGACGAGCGCCCGCACCAGCACCGGGTTGCCGCCGCTGGCCTGGTAGGCGGCGTCGGCCACGCGCTCGTCGCGGAACAGCTCGGTCAACGCCGCGCGGGTCAGCGGGGCCAGCTCGATCCACCGGTGGTAGGGCAGCCGCGCCAGCTCGCACTCGAACCGGGTGTCCGCCGGCCGGCCGGTGTCGCGCGCGCCGGTCAGCAGCAGCACCCGGGCCGTCCGCAACCGGCGCGCCAGGTACAGCAACCACTCCCGGGACTCGGGGTCGGCGTGGTGCACCTCGTCCACGGCCACCACGACCGGCCGGTCCTCGGCGAGGTCGAGCACCGCGTCCGCCAACCCCTTGAGGACCGCGGGCGGCACCCGCGCCCCGGC is a window of Saccharothrix espanaensis DSM 44229 DNA encoding:
- a CDS encoding helix-turn-helix transcriptional regulator, translated to MDEMHLVGRTGEFGTLTAALRRCAAGEGVVVTVTGPPAVGRTELIETFLRHAGDALVLAACGAEAERDFPLAVVGQLFHGAALDRDEVRAVCRLLDEGAHATAAGARVPPAVLKGLADAVLDLAEDRPVVVAVDEVHHADPESREWLLYLARRLRTARVLLLTGARDTGRPADTRFECELARLPYHRWIELAPLTRAALTELFRDERVADAAYQASGGNPVLVRALVADSAGADGLVVGQAFARAVRWCLFRFAPAAVAAASALAEGRPADAGAVAALAASGLVVDGALRHPVIETEVLVARGSSKVDGQRRASRLFWRGEVAAGLAALDQQPGSARMADWLSFWFPALRDRWAALDVPRDPGTAPDGLRVLADLLRRQTPGDAVEQAEQVLRDCAITPSSLESLTGALAGLVYADRADRAARWSVPLVEQTTTRCRPVWQAVFAAIRAETALRLGDAEEAERCGRAAFTHFSVEQWGVAVGMPLATLVRAKLALGKVEDAARYLAVPVPDAVFDCVAALPYLEARGQDRLAAKRPEAALADFRRCGELAVRWEVDLPGLVPWRLGVAEAHVQLGRTSAARAVVDEQLLRLHPGPSRTRGLCLRLRAAAADHRDRPRLLEEAVDVLRQAGDRLALAAATAELGDAYRAVADTGRAVVADRAARLLDRAPVESGVDGPDDVAGLSAAEHKVAGLAARGLSNRQIAAKLYVTVSTVEQHLTRIYRKLGVGRRSELPGRLGRLTGEPGVHRGA